TAAATCATGGAACTTGCTATCTTAGAGATGAACTTAGATAATGTTTCTCCTCttgttatattttctttcttttcttccagattAGACATGAAGTGAATTACCAGAACGTCGTGCACAAGCTCTGCAGTGATGCCTGCTTCTCCAAGTTCCGCTCAGCTAATAACTTGACCATGAACTGTTGTGAGAATTGTGGAGGCTACTGCTACAGTGGGTCTGGCCAATGTCACATGCTTCAAATAGAGGGACAGTCAAAAAAGTTTTGCAGTTCAACGTGTGTGACAGCGTACAAGCAGGTATATTTTGACGCAATAATAAAAGTACACCTTAGGTTAGATTTTGGGTGTTTTAAGAAATAGGTTTTGGTTTATTAGGTGATTATTTCAGTTGCAAACTTGGTCTGAGATACTCgttttgctgcttgctgcttAATTTTTGCCCAGATACATTGCTCTGTTTCCCTTACCACTGAAAAGGCTACCAGAGTACTCCAGTGTGAGAGAAGATACAGTGGGACCACTCAGCAACACCTGACTGTGACACATTTAGGCCAGCCTCTCAGGAGATGACCATCATCTGACAAAGCACACAAACCTCATGAGCAAAGCTCTTTTGGGATGTTCGTTGAGATGCTCTCTGAATATTCTCTGTGCTGTACTACAGGAGTGTAGTTTCTCATGAGCTGCCTGAGGATCCTTAAAAACTAAGAGTAATTTAACTGTAGGGTATCTCGCTCTATGACAGATCCTTCTTGACGCTGAAGAAGAGATTATTTCCAAAAATTCCAGCTTTCTAAATATGTTGTCTCAGACATGCACCACAACCTTATGTGGGTACGTTAAATAATAGTAAGATATGAGAGGACACTTCATTTTTGACTCATTTCAGCTATTAAAATTGTGGCATTTGAACGAAGTGGATAGGAAACGTAATAATTAGTTGATCATTTTGATGTTcgtttttaaatttttaatattataattttgattttaatggTGCCTCGTAAAGAACTGAGCAGTTGAAAGAACCTTTATTGTGAtagcttgtttatttttgactGACTTGTTTTAATGCAattacattaggaaaaaattgccTTTTGATAAGATGGTGTAACTGTACATTCTGTGACTTGACTCTGCTGCCCCATTATTCAGGGCACTTAGGCCAAGAAGGGCgtagtgaattaaaaaaaaatctgataaaaatTTTTCATCCAGAAAACTACCTACAACATTAGTTGTCCTCTGAAGCAAATATAGAAATtaagctggaaaggagagggatttcttgctgcttttgcGTGTCACATCAAAACCCCATATATGTTAGTCTTCTTGGGAATCCAGTGCGTTCAGAGCCTATTAGAATAAGTGTAATctattttttattgattttttctttaaacagcaTTCAACTCAATTGTCAGATACATTCCAATCATTTCTgggattttgtgtttttttaaaatcctttagAAATTTATACCCTGTTCTATCCTTCTGTGAAGGACTGAAATAGCTGTTTATAGAACAAAGTGCATTTTTAAGGCTGTAATAGAGAAACAATCTAGTGCAATAGATCTCAAAGCTTTTTCCAcacttaaaatcttaaaaacCTTTCAGTGgtgtaaacacagaaaaaatgtttgtaaaagGTAAGCTGCATTTTGTCTCTTCTTAAAAGTACTCTGTAGACCACAGATTGAAAACTGTGATTATTATAAGATATATCTGTTCCCCGTTCTGCCACCAAATGTGTCTTCAAGGAACCTGcttatctgtgttttttgttttctcatctgcTCAGCAGTAATATCACTTACATACATAGCTGATATGTTAAGTCACAAGCAAAATGTtgcttttcagtgaaaatgttgAAGGTTGATACTTCCTCTTACAACACGCATTGTATTTTGTACTTGGAGGCCTTTGTCTTAACAGCCTTGGTACTGCTCAAACTGGCCTGCACAAGTAGCACTTACCCTGAATGTCCACATCTCAGATGATCAAAGTGTAAATATAACAACCAGAACTCAAATAAGTGTATTTGCATCAAAAATAATACGGCTGTAACTTAAGTGCTGTTGCAAGTATGCTAGCTCTCATTTTTATAGACATTTTTTGGGTTCATGATTAATTTCCtggttaataaaaataataaacttcaAATGAATGACCAACTTTACTGTTTCCACAGAAGTCGGCTAAAATTACACCTTGCACACTGTGTAAATCTTTGAGATCTTCGGCCGAGATGATAGAGAGCACAAATAACTTAGGAAAAACTGAACTGTTTTGCTCTATTAACTGCTTGTCAGCATACAGAGTGAAAATGGTTACTTCTGCAGGTAACTTTATTCTTTTACTCTAGAAGCATAATGTCACATAGCTTGTATCCAAACTTAATTTGTCTTGAAAGTAAGGCTTATATTCTTTTTGGGGGTATGGAAAgtggtgttgttgtttttttgtttgtttgtttaagggAAGGTGCTGAGATGGAAACATAAGGACTTGCTAACATAGATAAACCTAACAGTGACAGTGTAGCcattttagctttgtttttataGCACTTAAACATGACAATAAACCTTAATCTATTTTCTGCTCTTGTAAGTGAAGCTGGGGGGTTTACCAGCTAGATAAATCCACTTGTGTGGGCATAAGCCATACCATCACTGTGACTCTTCTGCCCCCGTTCTCCAGGGTGATTAGCTTAGCTATCTCTGCCTAATTTTGCTTTGAGCTAGGCAAACATATTCTCAgctgtttttcttgtaaaatagaaaaatgcgTACTGACATTCTAGGGATACTGAGAGATTAATGAAAGGATCTGGTAAGCAAcaggcactgcagctgcagtgcctgcTTCTGAATCTGAAGAAACGTTGTCTTGTGCTTCTGTGTGTACCTCAACTTGTCATTCAGAATCTCTGTTTTTGTATGCACAGTGCAAAATTATCTGCAATATGACTCAGTGTTGCATAAAccactttttcttctctgtttcacTCTCAGGTGTTCAAGTTCAGTGCAACAGCTGTAAAACTTCAGCAAACCCTCAGTATCACTTGGCTATGTCAGATGGGAGCATACGCAATTTTTGCAGCTACAGTTGTGTAGTAGCTTTTCAGGTGTGACATTTAGGATTTCTTCTTAGCTTAATAGAATCATAAATCGGTGGTATAAGTATCTGGGATGCTGGGTAAAATAGGTAATACTGTAAAATAAggtttctttctccctttgctTTCCTGCAGAATTTGTTCAACAAGCCTGCAGGGATGAACTCCTCAGTTGTACCCCTATCGCAAGGTCAAGTCATTGTAAGCATTCCGTCGGGGGCAACAGTATCAGCAGGTGGCACCACCTCCACTGTGTCTCCCAGCTCCGTGAGCagttcagctgcagctggtCTACAGAGGCTGGCTGCCCAGTCCCAGCAAGTCACTTTTGCCCGCACTGTTGTAAAACTCAGGTGTCAGCACTGTAACAGGTTGTTTGCAACCAAACCAGAACTGCTTGACTACAAGGTAATGAAGACTAGGGCTTTTCAAGCTCATCTTTCTCGGTCAGAAACACAAGAAATTGTAATTTTTGTGCTGTGGTCTGTTAGTACTGCTCTACTGCTTGCTGTAACCCGCTACAGAGGAATTTGGTACTGATTTTGGTATCATTTAACCGTTATCAAAATGAATATTGATATTTACACTTTGAtcttaaaaaatagaaacaaaataaagaaccACCACACCATTGCTTGGCTAGATAAGCACATTACTGATTCTGGTCCAAGAGGTGATTCTTATAATTCCTGGAGAAAGCACATCAGTGAGGGCCTTCTACAGAAAATGGTGCTGCCCTTGCTGAAAAACTAAATGAACTTGCCTGCTAGTGCTGTCAATTGTTAATTTTCAAGGGCATAAATATGCTTCTGGGTTTTTATCAACTATTTAAATGTAATATCCAGGTTGTGAAGCACTGAAACATTGAAACCAAAACATTCTGGCTGTGTTGCAGGgtaaaatgtttcagttttgtGGGAAGACCTGCTGTGATGAATATAAGAAGAGGAGCAGTGTAATAGCACTGTGTGAATACTGCAGAATTGAGAAGATTATCAAGGAGACAGTGCGATTCTCAGGCATAGATAAGACATTCTGTAGTGAAGGTAAGAAAGGGTAAGACTGTCTCTCAGATAAACCAAGTCAAAAATGTCTGGtgatactaaaaaaaaacaaatcatttaggtttaaaaatggattttaagtCTGGAAACCTGTAACTTCATTCAGACTTTGTTTTAATGGTATGTTTCAACCAATTATTACATACATAACTGAATTTCAGAACTAGAAATGACCAACAAATATCATTTTGATACTGAAggctgcttttgttgttttgctggtTTTTCTTCTAGGTTGTAAACTGCTCTATAAACATGACTTGGGGAAACGCTGGGGAACCCACTGTAAAATGTGCAGTTACTGTTTACAGACTTCCCCCAAACTGGTCCAGAATCACTTTGGGGGGAAAATGGAAGATTTCTGCTCAGAGGAGTGCATGTCTAAAttcacagttttgttttacCAGGTAAGTAATATTCTCACGTAGCATCCTCTGGAATATAAAATTGTTGGCAAAAGAATCTTTGAACGTTAGGAGCTGTGTGAACTGCCTCTGGTTGACCTGTATGTCCATGAAACATGCATATGTTACATACATGTGAGAGATGAGTGAATCCTTCTTAACTTCTGAGTACCAGTTTCCTATATAAAGAAAACCTAATAttgtttgtggaaaaaaaaaaaaaaacactcagtgTTCTGCTGCTTTGTGTTATGCTATGAAAATGATGCACTCTTACAGATTTCTTTACCCTATTTATTTGCTGAGCAGGATATGAAGAGGTCTGTATGCAGATGCTCTTTGTTGCTCTTTACATGTGTTTgatttctccctccctctgttTTCCTAGATGGCAAAGTGTGATGGTTGTAAGAGGCAAGGTAAACTCAGTGAGTCCATGAAATGGCAAGGGGAGATCAAGCATTTTTGCAATCTGCTTTGTATTCTGATGTTCTGTAATCAGCAAAATGCTTCTGACCCTCCACCCCCAAACAACACAGGTAAAACAGGATGTGAACGGTATTACCTCTTGGTGTGTGTGAAAGTGATAGGAGTATTTATTTAGAAACTCAATTCACTGAAATTTTTAAGAGACATCCTCTACTGGGGTACATACCTGTTGTTGTTGAACAGGCTCAGTTTTAGGTATCTCGCTTTCTTCAAGTTCGCTTTCAAACTTCCACAGATATTAAATGAGATTGCCCATAAAGAAAACCTATGCTTTGATTTTCAAGATGAAGTATAAGGACTAACTTTTCAATCACTTTCCACACCTTTGTAAAACTGAGCTCCAGGCATCTCTCTGAACGGGAGGCTGCCAGGATAATAAAGTGCCTCAGAACACTATTTTTGATGAAATGTGATTATGGTGCTTTCACATGGAAAGAACCTGAGAATTCCTCTACCTGAGAGTCTCATAAAAATCACCTCATTCATTATGTGTTAGGATCTTGGCTGTGTCCTATACTACGGATGTATGGTGCTGAGCACAGTGAGGCATCCAGTTCTGTTGTCTCATGAGTGCTGCTGTAATACACATACTATTAAAGATAGAAATCCACTTTCATGCTGTGATGAacttctgaaatgtttcagtGACTGGAAAACAGCTTAAGTTTGCTTATGGAGCCAAGTCCTATTTAAACTGAAAACCTGCAGTTTGGCAGCTATGTACACTTCTCATAAAGCAGGCTTTTTCATCTGGAGATAAAGTTGGAGGGTGGGTATTGTTTCTAAAATGCTGCTTTGCAAATTATGTGATTGCttattttagttttcttctgtttattcttCCCAGCAAACCTTTCTATGGCACCAGCTTCCTCGTCAGGCCCACCTTCTTTGAGGAAGGACTCAACCCCTGTCATAGCAAATGTGGTGTCCCTTGCAAGTACCCCTGCTGCCCAGCCTACGGTTAACTCCAACAATGTTTTACAGGGTAGGACTACTGAAtgtgatttctctatttttaaatcTCTATTCCTGGATGTTTATAGTTGTTCAGGGATCTTTTCCACTGAGGACAACAGCCACTTCTTCATTATGCTTCACATCGATACAGAAGGTTGTGGTTTTGTCCTTCCTTTCCCTACGTATAATTAAGGACTtaaatttatttacatataCTGGGGAATAAGGCTTAAGGGGAATTCTTTTTCTTGACCTTGGCAGAGTATACATTGTGGTCCTTGATGATAAGTACACAAGCTAATCCTTCATGGTTTTCTTCTTCACAGGTGCAGTCCCTACTGTGACAGCAAAAATAATAGGAGATGTAAGTTTTACAAGAGACTCTTTTTCTCACTTTCGTCCAGATTGTATCAATAACAAGTAAAGTATCCAATAATTTAGCACCTTAATTTTGTAACTGCTTTTCCTGGTTGTGATTGAGATTTAAAATTTATCCAATTtgcagatgtatttttttttaaatggataaGACTTGTATGCTATAAAAGTCTTCTTGTGTCCATTGACAGAATGATTTGATGTTTTAAGACACAGGTTGTCAAACTGTGGCTCTTCAGATGACTAGCTCTCGAGCAATGTGCTTGAGGCTACCTTTTGTGGCCAGAAGTGGGATGTGATGCCACAGGAAGGGCTGCCACAAGCAGAAGGGAACCAGCatgggctgctggggctgacaTTACCAAGCTCTTGCAGCTTAGCTGTTCTTCCCCACTCCCTGTCAGTGTGGTAGTGGAGCTATGGGGAACCCTTGTCACTTCTTATCTGTGAATAACTCCTAGAGTTCCAATTCTTGAGAGATTTTGCAACTCTTTTggaatatataatattttttttttatatagctCTTTGTTTCTGGGAGATGGACACCCTTACTTTTAGCTGAAAAGTCATTTATGCTTAGAGTATGCATTTCCCCTAATGAAACTGATCCTGTTACATGAATGCACAACTGAAAATTACAGTTTGCAGGACATGAAATTAGTACAAGCATGAGTAGTCAGTCTGTGTATAATCAGGAGGTGACACTGATATTGCCAGCATTTGTGTTCAtcttttatttgtattctttttcagtGGATTTGCATAATTTActaagtttttttttgcatatttctaTCACCCAATATTTTAGTCATCAAAAGTATCTTAAGGCTTTTTTAGGTCTTTACCATCAGTAAAATTCTAAGATGAAAAGTTTATAGAGATTATTTGACTACAGAAACCAAACATTCTTGTAGATCTCTTCTCTGCACTgttagcaacaacaacaacaaaaaagctctTTTTACAATAGttttaaatgatcttttttaTCAACAAAGACAGTTTTAAATCGTTTGACCTTTCATCGTAGAGAACAAATATTAATCTTATGAAAATACTAATCTTATGATATCCTACTACAACCAGTGCTGACTCTGCcctcatttatatttttccaaacAGGCTAGTACTCAGACAGATGCCCTAAAACTACCATCATCACAACCACCTAGGCttctaaaaaacaaagcattgtTGTGCAAGCCAATCACACAGACTAAGGCCACGTCGTGCAAACCTcatacacaaaacaaagaatGCCAGACAGGTATGTATTTAATCTCCAACCCATTTTGTACCACTTTGTACAAGTCTGTACTGCAGCTGTGAAAGTAAATGATttatataacaaaaatatttttaaatatgctttaaaaCTTTAAATAGTTTTCAGGTTATTGTATGGTCTTTGCAAGTTGCAGTTTGCCTTACGGATGTAAAATATTTGGTCTTTCAAATTCTGAAAGCTTCATTTGtgatcaaagaatcacagaaccatagaacGGTTTGGGTCGGAAGGGACTTTGCTCAAAGCTctatccaacctggccttgaacacttccggAGATGGGATATCAACAACTTCTCTGAGCagacttgttccagtgcctcatcaccctcataGTGAAGAATTAAATCCTtaaatctaatctaaacctacccgcTTTTAATTTGAAgccattcccctttgtcctatcactataccCCCTGACAAACAGTCCCTCCCCAGTTTTCCTGTAGGTCCCCTTTAGGTACAGGAaagccactgtaaggtctccccggagccttctcttctccaggctgaacaaccccaacccctcagcctctcttcacaggagaggtgctccagccccttggtcatctttgtagccctcctctggacttgctctagtGATGAATCTTGAGATTGGCTTTAACTCATCTTTAGTATTCTGCAGTCATCTTAACTGTGGAGAATGAAGGGTGATGGTTAAGTGATGTGCAAAAGGCTATGGAGggaatttgtttttctcaggaCAGAATTTGTGAGATCTTAGCTCCTCCAGCTCAAGCCACAAGAGCAGACTCATTATCACAAATCGTGTGATGTCTCAAAGATTGTTGCAATTCtcactttgttttaattattagaTACAGATAATAAGAACTTCTGAAATTAATTCACTAGTTCTAAGAGCATTTGATTAGATTTATATTTACCCTAAGATCTCTCTGTGGCCAGGAGAAAACTGAAGCACTTTCAAAGGCTATTATGTAGTCAAGACTGCAATTGAGGAGTGCTTTTGTCATCATTGCCAATGTAGAAGGAGCTCGGAGTGTCGAGTCTTGATGTAAACATCTCAGTGGGAGAGATGAAGCTAAGTGGGaagattgttgttgttttttaatggtaCCTTTGTGTGGTCTTCTAGTTAGTTGCGAGATAATTGCAATAGCACACCATTTACTTGGATGCAGACCTTAGtatttatttcctctctcttcccttccagcATTCATGTATATGGTCAGAGTGCTGTTTATTTCCAAACTCTAGTATTAATACTTGTTACAACAGTGCTAAAGTGAAAGATGACTGAACAGAGATGTGGTACTGTGCCCACTGAGTTACGAGCAGAAGTCACCTGTAGTGAAACTCCAAACAATTAAAATGGACACTCTGAAGTGTACGGGATGGTCATATGGTCaaaccatttttgttttgtttttaacataacagaagaagaagaagaagttcaACCCCAAATCATTGTGGTACCTGTTCCTGTACCAGTGTTTGTGCCAGTACCCCTTCACCTCTACACTCAGTACACACCAGTTCCGCTTGGGATGCCAGTACCTGTAAGTTACACTCACGTTCACTGGAGAACTGGTTTTACAGTCTTGGTTCTGAACAGGGCATAGAGCAGTGCCGTTGAATTTTGTGATTAGTCATTGAAGTGGTATTTGGAGTCCTTGAagccatttctttctttatcacATCATGCTTAATTAAGCATtatcaaacaaaaccaccaattTGTAGGATtattgcagaaaggaaaaaggtcGTCCAGTttggatttatttaaaattatatatagtCCTAAAATATAAGTAAGATTAAATGAGAAGAACTTCCCTTGGTGTTTGTTGTTTCCCTTCATCCCCAAACAAGGTCTAATAATTTCTGCATGTCTGTGTAGGTACCAGTTCCAATGCTTTTCCCAACTACCCTGGATAATGCTGATAAGATCATTGAAACTATTCAAGATATCAAGGATAAGATTCCCACAAATCCATTTGAAGCTGATCTCCTTCAGATGGCAGAAATGATTGcagaagatgaggagaaagaaaaaacacactcTCATGGTGGTATGTggtgtttttaaaaggaaactaaATGTGATGGATGTCCTCTCATCacgaaaaacagagaaatagatGTAGAGACTGGCTGCTTCCCAAGTGTTCATGCCATGTTGCATGGTCCTGTTGTCCTaccaacatttattttcacaatgaCTGTTTCATGCAGGTAAAGTTCCAAGCTAGAGAAGGCTGCAATTCTTATGCCATGATTtggtgatttttattatttattattttaaaagctaaacTGCCTATTTGGAGATAGTTTGGAGATAATCTATATAAATAttctattacttttttcttttaagaataaTTTACTCTTCTTTGGTAGTTTCACCACAAGTTCTGGTTATGCTTGCACATTTCTGAAGCTTTTGTAATTCCACAGAGGTTTCTCATTCAATTTTCGATAGAGCTATGCTTAGCATAGAACCCAAATCAGATACTGAGCAGTACTTTAAATGTCTTTGCATTCCCTTTCCCTGATCCTAGGTGCTGATTTGACTTACGTTGACAGTAGCAGGTTGCTAGCAGTAGTAATCTCCAGAAAAGTACATCATGCAGAAGAAGGAGTCAAAACCAAgaaggcagagcagctgctttACAAGAGTGTTTTCCTATCAAGCTTTTTATAGTGGATTCTTGGAGGGTGATGCAGGTTAGAATGTATTGGATAGTGATCATCCCGTGTAATAAAAGTGGagcaagataaaaaagaaatgaacaaaatacCCTGTTTGCCTACAGATGACTCCAATAACAAATGTGAAGGGATGGAAGCATTTAGAAAAGCAAATATGGGttaattctgtatttctatttttctagaaCAGCATGACCTAGGTAGGGAGCTAGTAGAAGAACTGTATTGAAGGAGAAGTTGTACCATTTTTGGGAGTACTATGACTTAATATGTTATTTTTTGGCATTCAAAATTTTGTATTAGTTATGTAAGCTGTCAATCATTTGTAGATacatatttccttctttttctaaaGGATCTCAAACGTCTGAGCATGAGCTCTTCTTGGACCCCAAGATATTTGAGAAAGGTCAGTTGGATTTTTTTGTAAAAGGACTTTGATCCTGCTGTAGCTTCTCTTCAAACTCTTCTTTTTGCCTGTCCTTTCTTACAGCATGTGGTTTATCTGATCACTCTCATTTACAGACCAAGGTAGCACTTACAGTGGAGATCTAGAATCAGAAGCAGTGTCCACTCCACACAGCTGGGAGGATGAGTTAAATCACTATGCCTTACGATCAAATGCCCTCCCGGAACCAGATCCAGAAGTGAAGCAGTTCTCCAAAGGTGATGTGGAACAGGACCTGGAGGCAGATTTTCCATCAGGTCTGtataatataaagaaaaatgcatcagTGTATAAAAGTACACACAACTTTCTGAGTAAGCATTGTGGCAGTGGTCTGTTTCTGAAGGgtgtatttttcatttagtaAAACTGGGTATTTGAAGCAGCAGTAATATATCAGCTCTCCTAAAAgttactgtgatttttaaatattgctggtatttttaaagacagcatTCTACAGAACCACTGACAGGATTAGCAGGTAGTCTTGCTTGACTTCTTTGAATTATCACTTCTGTGTCCCTGGGTATAATCCATATTAGTGGTGCAGAAGAATATAAGTTTGCCTGAATAAGTACATCCACTACTTGGGGGAGgacttctttcctcttctgaaaATTTCTTTATACAGAAAGTAGGTTTGTTGCctaaaaaaagcattattttgaaTATGTAATTGGCATCTTTAGGATATTCAGTAGTATTTAAGTGACACTTCTACTTGGGCATGTTAAATCATACAATTAAATTCTTAATGGTGTTGATTTGACTTCAGACTCATTTGACCCTCTCAGTAAAGGACTGGGTTTGCAGTCACGTTCACGAGCAAGACGGAGACACAGAGATGGCTTCCCACAGCCAAAAAGACGGGTAAGAAAGTACTTGTGGAACATTAGTTCCTTGCATTTAAAGTAATAACATTATGTGCATGCTTATTCTCAGGAGTAAAAAATATGCTCTAGGGTGAAAATGAGAATTCAGTTTAACTGCTGTATatttttttgtcctgttttgCTACATTAtacaatgttttcttttcttctctacaATTAGgtagaataaatgtttttttgtttttctttttggtgcaGAACATTTAAAGAATGTTTATCGTTTCAGCAACtgcaaaatacttgtttttaagGAGTGTAATAATCTACAGCAAAGAAGTAATTTTTCTTGTGTAGCGGAATGTATTTCTGTGCATATTTATCACAGTGAGAATTACTATAATTTGTTGCACCTTTTCTGTACAGTGTTGCTAATGCTTGTccagatattaaaaaatacatatatatacctTCTGCTTCTGTCAGCAGGATTTTGTTATGTCAGTGCACTGCTTTTTTTTATGTGATACCAAATTAAGCGTCCGTAGATGAAATACTTAATgagcttttatttgctttgctttgtttgtttttccgtAGGGACGGAAGAAGTCTGTAGTTTCTGTAGAGCCCCGCAATCTGATGCAGGGCTCCTACCCAGGTTGCTCTGTTTCTGGGATGACCCTAAAGTACATGTATGGGGTAAATGCCTGGAAGAACTGGGTCCAATGGAAAAATGCACAGGAGGAACAAGGGGACCTGAAGTTTTCAGGTAAACTTCTTCTCCATCTGTGGAAACAGCAATAATTAGTTGAACAGCTCCTGGTATCACATGTTTCTCAAGAAAAAATTAGGATTAGTTAGCGAGTTTTAAAATGACCATGAGTGGAGAAAAGATTTTACATCATATCATGTTATGTCTGCCTTTTCACGTGCTTAAAAATCTCAGCTATTAAATTCTAAATTGCTCTGTTTCCACTTAAAAAAGGCTTTAAAGTATCAGATTTCTTTTCAACATTATAAATGCTAGCCTTTCAACCTGCCCTTTCTGTTCATTTGCATGCAGATATTCTTCATTTCTAGAACAGATGTTTTATGCAGCTGCTAAGCCTTTACTGATCTATTACCAGGCCATAGTTCTAAGCTGACTACACTAACCTGGCCCCATCTTTTTCATCTGTACCTAACGCATTCACTAAGTATTTGTCAGCGTaactgtttgctttaaaaaaccGTATGCCAGGCTTAAAGTCTAATACTTTATTTCCAGGTTTGCAGATGGAAACAAACCTTCCAGAGGTGTACCCATTCTTGCACGCTGCCTACAAATAACTTTAGAAGGGATTAATTGTTTCTAGTGTCTCAAAGGGATTATAGCTAATACCGACAATATAGATGtcacttttgtttgttcttctaattatggattttttatttatttatttatttttacacaagTGCAGCAGTCCTGGGGTTTGGCATTTTCTAACTCCCCTTTTCCCTGGTCTCAGATGTCTTGCATGTTTGCACTGAGAGGTTTGTGGGCAAGTTTTCAGAGTACAGCAGAGAATTTGAGTTAGGATTATAACTGAGCTTTCTGGGGACAGTTTGGAAGAGAGCAAATAATATTCAATACTCCTGCAATGTAAAGAACAAAGCGTGGCAAAGCTTAT
This sequence is a window from Anas platyrhynchos isolate ZD024472 breed Pekin duck chromosome 24, IASCAAS_PekinDuck_T2T, whole genome shotgun sequence. Protein-coding genes within it:
- the LOC101796704 gene encoding zinc finger MYM-type protein 4 isoform X1, which produces MAEAKEEGPGPCTRFEDKSDAVFDITEKCGEILDAEMSEDTDHNLTTALDNVSYGIQNRTGSENSLLDDDDDDDYFLNSGDLAGIPVVGSDNEDDQNFTPKDTLPSTIHAEDHLEEGKRVTEHELDSEKDIQIQNAIQKDLTSPFEQGPVFKSMRKDFSITRDNGKETFSTKDKNREGHFQEREKRLEKIPKDMDSRLKSSFLDKAVHNQVEETLRTQLAPQTPETNFRESSYLFSSKESIGQELGNSFAPNIRIKEEPLDDEYDKAMAPQQGLLDKIKDEPDNSEEYGQQPKTQEGELKISAVFSVSGSPLAPQLSSGFQPAVASSGMSKMLPSVPTTAVRVSCSGCKKILQKGQTAYQRKGSTQLFCSTLCLTGYTVPASRPPASTKKTCSSCSKDILNPKDVITAQFDSTNSSKDFCSQSCLSTYELKRKPVVTIHTNSISTKCSMCQKNAVIRHEVNYQNVVHKLCSDACFSKFRSANNLTMNCCENCGGYCYSGSGQCHMLQIEGQSKKFCSSTCVTAYKQKSAKITPCTLCKSLRSSAEMIESTNNLGKTELFCSINCLSAYRVKMVTSAGVQVQCNSCKTSANPQYHLAMSDGSIRNFCSYSCVVAFQNLFNKPAGMNSSVVPLSQGQVIVSIPSGATVSAGGTTSTVSPSSVSSSAAAGLQRLAAQSQQVTFARTVVKLRCQHCNRLFATKPELLDYKGKMFQFCGKTCCDEYKKRSSVIALCEYCRIEKIIKETVRFSGIDKTFCSEGCKLLYKHDLGKRWGTHCKMCSYCLQTSPKLVQNHFGGKMEDFCSEECMSKFTVLFYQMAKCDGCKRQGKLSESMKWQGEIKHFCNLLCILMFCNQQNASDPPPPNNTANLSMAPASSSGPPSLRKDSTPVIANVVSLASTPAAQPTVNSNNVLQGAVPTVTAKIIGDASTQTDALKLPSSQPPRLLKNKALLCKPITQTKATSCKPHTQNKECQTEEEEEVQPQIIVVPVPVPVFVPVPLHLYTQYTPVPLGMPVPVPVPMLFPTTLDNADKIIETIQDIKDKIPTNPFEADLLQMAEMIAEDEEKEKTHSHGGSQTSEHELFLDPKIFEKDQGSTYSGDLESEAVSTPHSWEDELNHYALRSNALPEPDPEVKQFSKGDVEQDLEADFPSDSFDPLSKGLGLQSRSRARRRHRDGFPQPKRRGRKKSVVSVEPRNLMQGSYPGCSVSGMTLKYMYGVNAWKNWVQWKNAQEEQGDLKFSVRPVKVKEDILSCTFAELSFGLCQFIQEVRRPNGEKYDPDSILYLCLGIQQYLFENGRIDNIFTEPYSRFMIELTKLLKIWEPTILPNGYMFSRIEEEHLWECKQLGAYSPIVLLNTLLFFNTKYFQLKNVSEHLKLSFAHVMRRTRTLKYNTKMTYLRFFPPFQKQEVESDKLSVGKRKRNEDEEVSTAVEMAENTDNPLRCPVRLYEFYLSKCSESVKQRSDVFYLQPERSCVPNSPMWYSTLPIDPGTLDIMLTRILMVREVHEELAKVKSEDSDIELSD